TTTGAAAGTACTCCATTTTCCATGATTCTTTCtgacgcacaaacacacaaactgacaagAAATGCTGCCTAACATTGGTTGTTTTCCTTCCAATTGTCTCAATGTCATTACAAAAAGATCTCAAAAAGATCTCAGGTGAGCATTTGTAGCATATGACATTTGACCCCATTTCAAGGACGGAAGAGGAAACGGATACTGGCTAAACACCTTCCATTTTCACAAATCACCTTCCAGAAGTCAAAGCGCAGGAAAACAGCCGTCCCCGCAGAGCTAAACAGAAACCCTGCCGTCTccctccacctggcaggagtcTCCGCCGGGTCTGGAGACGTGGAGACCTCAACAACCTGCAGGTGTTCAGGAGCCTCCTCCCAAGGGACAGGGCGGGACTGACTCAGGCGAGGGACACGCCACTCGCCCCATTAAGATGCAGAGGGCCTCGCGCTGGCCCCAGATACTCACGGAGACGGTAGGTAACGGGGCTGACTGTGTGCTCTCTCTGgagacacacccccccccaccattcTTCTGATCTTCCTTCATGGCTGCTGGAGCAGGCGGGGGTGGCATGGGTTCCTTCCGTTAGCTAGCAGACCGATAAaaataaactaaacaaaaaaaaacaacgaaATGTCCAGTATCAAATATAAGTGGTTCTTTGTGATAGAAAAGTGCTTTCGTTTCTGGAAAAGAGCACTTTAAATACTACTCAAAATACTGCAATACAAGAGCAGGACATATGAAAATGTAGAACAAATGTTTGCTTCCTTGCAAAAATCTGTGCCAATGCATTCAGCAGTGCTGCACAGACTGACAGTACAACCTGACGAAACTCAAACTGGAgatggaatgtgtgtgtatgcaggggaCAGTTCCAACCACAGCAGCGATCACATCATCAGAGTTCAGAAAACAGAACGAAAGAGGCAACTCGAACGCTCCAGCTGTTCAGGACGTACTGGGCTACTGTGCAAAAAATACTGGTCAGAATGGAAAAGGCTTCACCTTCACTGTTATCAAACAGACATGAGCTGCCAAAACCATTAGATGTGGTGGAGGTATATGCAGCCTcatatgtgtgtacacacacacacacacacacacacctctggttGGACTGAAAACAGTAAACAATACATGGTCATATTGGTAAACGTCAGTAGCTGGTgagcgccccctggtggtgaCGATGTGCAGAAGAAGGTGTGGGCGGAGGAGATTGCGTCCCCGCGTCTGTACACGTGTGCCTGTGGTGCGGGAACAGTGAGAGGACGGGGGCCAGAGGTGTGatgtcatcagggggcggagctccgGTAGAGGTACTTCCAGATGGCGTAGTAGTGCACAGCTGCCGCCAGGGCCACGAACACGTGCCAGATGGCGTGAGCGAAGGGGATGACACCGTCGCTCTTGAAGAACACCACACCCATACAGTAGATGAGACCGCCACACGCCACCTCATACAGCCCGTCTGTGTTACTCTGCACaaaggagggagacagagggacatgTGAGGGGAGGTGTACCCTATATCGTCAATTaaacaccagagagagacaaaTCAGTTTTGAGCGCCATCCAACCCCCTAGATGAACTTTCGCCCCTCAGCCACAAGAGGGCGCCTGAGAGTAATTCAGGAGGGCTGGTGGTTCCCGATTACCCACAACTCTGTTGGAATTCATCACATAAATAAAGCGCGGGACTCGTGGCTCTTGGTAGTGAATGGCCGGCTCTACAGGTGTGCTATTTCAACACGCTGCCCTTAACGAGCAGGTGTGGTGAGGCACGCTCGTGCACGggtgattagctcgttaattatGCAAGCAGATTTCCAGCATGCAAATCCATTGGTGCGGAGTGAAAGTCTCATctgcctgcctgtgtttgtaagCGGACACCGGCCGCAAGGGAGAGGGAACATCCCTTATCCTTTATTTTTGGAAGGTGTCTCACTGGCGTATTGTTCGCTGGGGTCAGGGACAACAGCGTGGAAGAAGAGAAACACGCAGCCCATGGAGCCGTGAACACTGCCAAGCCCGGGATCTGGTGTCTTAACACAGAATCAACAACCAACACCGTCCATTAAATGTGACGGAGGTATTGTTTTGCCCCAAAGCCGATCAGCTCCAGCCCAGAAAAACTCCCTGCGTGTCAGTTTCTCTCCAAAGCCGTCCTGCAATGCCACTGGCTGTACTGGTGCAGCTGTTTGAAGCAGCGCTGGGAGGCTCTCAACACCAGTACAGCTCTCAACACTTGTGCATGAACAACAATATCTATTGTCATCTATACCACAAACGTTTAGTCATTGATAGGGGTGAAACGATTGCTCGAGTAATTCGAGTTACTCGATTACAAAAAGTGATCAAGTAATTTTCTGTGCCTCGAAGAAtcgtttattttaaaatgttgttttgCACTGACTAATTTTTATGTAGCGCAACACGCTTACGTCACCCACGCGGCGGAAGTTTTTAGTTGAGAAGCGGGAATATGGAAGCAGCGAGGGAAAAGTGTGACAATGTACGTGAAGAAAAGGGCTATaggaaaagacagaaaatgtcGAAAGTATGGGAGCATTTTAGGTTCGAAAGCAAGAACAATACAGTGACATGTATTCGGTGCAACATAGTCATTGACTACCACAACAGCACATCTTCAATGCTGCACCATCTTGGCCGAAGACACCCAGAATGGAGCGGTGGAGCCGGGACAATGTAAATTTTATTTACAACAAATTAATGAGATTAACATTAATGTACCTTAATAACATAACGACAGCTCTGTGGAGTGCTGATTTTTAGCAATACTGTCGAATGTGTGGCTAGTTTAGTACAACGGAGACAAGTTCCTAATAACGTAATACAGGCATTATGTAACAGCGCTGTGGAGTTAAGAcgataaacaataaataaattaaagatagCTGAGCTACTTAACCTTAGCAGTTACTTTAGCAGGAAAGAATATGATACTGATGTACTGTAGTTTTGATACAAGAAATTCTAAGTTGAAAGTAattgaatttaatttatttacttgtGGTATTTATTTCTATTTCCATTTACAATTTGGAAATGTATGTTgtgaatttaaaaatataaattatCTAAAAAAGGAAACCGATTGGTCAGTCATTATTAAATGAAATgtcttgttttctcttttgtatTTTAAATTGCTCCTTAACCaagcaattctgttttatccGATTACTCGATTAATCAAATCGATTTTTCTGTAGAGTACTCGATTACTGAAATGCTCGATAGCTGCAGCCCTAGTCATTGAGTTATTAGTCATTAAATTATGAGTTATTACACATTAGTTTTTCCTTCGTTTTATTGTTGATGTCTGATGGCAACTGTCATCTAGCTGATTTGTTGTCCTGTAGCAGGCAACACCGAGCAGATTCACAGCCAGAACACTGTCACTTTCTCCCTCTATGCAGTTCTGGAAGCCTTTGTAGCAGTCACTGTGAGAACTGTGTGAATATGtcaaaagtgtgtgtgggtcccAGCAAGACGTCTCCACATCAGAGGTGGTGGATACGACTGCGATGCCATGTAGCACACGAGCCGCAACTGGGCCGAACCCAACGTGTCCGCTCCGGACCGGCGTGTTAGGAGTGTGCCGACACCAGTCACCAGCGTTTCAACGTACTTGTGCACAGTGCTTTCACATTCTGCCCTAACGGCCAATCAGCAGCTAGCATCCCTTCACACACTTAgcaccttttttttttacagggaGGCCGAGTGCTAAACAGggcggtgaggggaggagacacgGCAACCGCCTCCCCGTGACTCATCACCATGACATCTCACGGGCACAAGCAGTTACCGAGAGACGACGCCTACCATTGAGGTCACCACCAGAGCCGGAGAAAAGCCCATCATCATGTAGAACGCCAGCTCAACCAGTTTATACCTGCAAAAAGACGACAGCACAACAGCCAATCAGCAAGCAGCAGAGGGTAGGACGGGCGGGTCAGTCAAACAGGAAGTAAAGATGAGGGTGTTGTGTATGCCTACTTTTCGTGGAATTTGAAGACGTACACGGTACCGGCAACCGCCATGAGCCATATGAACCAGCGCATGTGTGAGGCAAGAGGACCTAGCTCTCTCAAATtcaacctacaacacacacacacacacacacacacacacacacacacacacacacgttactgCTGGAGTCATGTACAGCGACAACAATCCTTTCACTTCTTCTTGTACACACCACTGCCCCATCGCCTCAGCTCAGACTAGAGGCTGTGGACTTATGTAGACTGAAGAGCTTTCTTTATTCTTTCCCCAGCTTTAGATTTGGAATTGTGTGTAGTTGATCAGATCTGAGCTGCTCACCATGGCGTGTAGGAGGCCGCAATGAAGAAGTAGATCACCATCCTGTCACACATGTGGAAGCAGTGCTCCATGGTCCTGGAGACAAGAGATGAACCGAAccggcttacacacacacacacacacactcacacactcacactcacacaccactctTTTGGAGCCTTCATTGCGAAGTCTCGTCAAGAGGTTAACTGAGAGCTCTTGGTTTCTCAAATGTAACAGATCAAATTCAATATGGTTTAATGAGCATCCACACATCTGCAGTGCAGGACACAAACGCACGTTAAACACTTCACATCTGCACGCTTCTGGCCAGAGAAGAGCAGAATGCTGaatatttaaatgtgtgtgtgtgtgaccatctGGAAtgttccatccacccatccCGCGGGGGGTTAGTCTGACCTCATGTGACTCTTCTTCCATGAGATGATGTGGAAGGTAGTGGAGACCAGGAAGAGGCCACACAGGCCCATGCCATACACCCACGCCGTGATCCTCTCCCAGCCGTTATCAGACAGCCGATGGAGCAGCGCCATGCCCACAAACGCAGGGACAATCaggaactacacacacacacaccccaattcacacacacagacgcattcacacagaacacacacacgcccacgtgCGTATTAACAGACGCATCCACACGCACCAGCACACGCATTCGTACGCACACAGATGCGTTCACACGCACCAATACACATGCATTCACACATATGCgttcacacgcaccaacacacagagaagcattcacacacacacacacacacacacacacacaagcaatcaTAAAGGAGTTGTTCCCCAAACTGCAAACACAGCTGACATTGCGGACTGACAATGACACCTATTACACAACGTTCATTCATCAGCAGTGTTAGAGGAAGGGCTTCCTTTAACACCATTCACTGTTTCCTCAACAAAATGCCACCTCAGCAATGCGTCTCCAGCTACGATACAACTCTACGCCATGCAGGGATCTCTGGAGACTTCATGCAGGGCTTCACTCTCATGCAGGGCTTCACTCTCAATCTCATGCAGGGGTTTCACTCTCATGCAGGGTTTCACTCTCATCTCAAATGTTCGCACACACGTCTCTGCCTGAGGTACCACAGGCGCTGTGTTAAATCAACCTATACAATCATTCTCCTGAACAACACGCTGCCCGTTGAACGCCACGCAAGTTCTGCCCTCATTAAGCGCATTCTCGCAAGGTAGGCGCGTGCGGGGCCAGATGTGCCTGCTCTCACCGCGTGCGTGTAGCAGTTGGCGGCGTGTTCGTAGCACGTGGGCCGATACCGGCCGTTACCGGACGCCCTGGTATTCATGAATctgtaaaacaaaaacacaaaaactatATCAACAAATGAAGCGCTTCACGTGTAAAAGGCATCAGTGAGCGCGCGCAGGAAACGCCGCCTCCCGGTCACGCTCATCCTGCGTCGTGCCACTCGGTAATTCGGGCACGACGAGGCACATATTAACGTGTGTAAACATATAAA
This Brachyhypopomus gauderio isolate BG-103 chromosome 6, BGAUD_0.2, whole genome shotgun sequence DNA region includes the following protein-coding sequences:
- the mmd gene encoding monocyte to macrophage differentiation factor isoform X1 — its product is MKRVNSFQRFMNTRASGNGRYRPTCYEHAANCYTHAFLIVPAFVGMALLHRLSDNGWERITAWVYGMGLCGLFLVSTTFHIISWKKSHMRTMEHCFHMCDRMVIYFFIAASYTPWLNLRELGPLASHMRWFIWLMAVAGTVYVFKFHEKYKLVELAFYMMMGFSPALVVTSMSNTDGLYEVACGGLIYCMGVVFFKSDGVIPFAHAIWHVFVALAAAVHYYAIWKYLYRSSAP
- the mmd gene encoding monocyte to macrophage differentiation factor isoform X2, coding for MNTRASGNGRYRPTCYEHAANCYTHAFLIVPAFVGMALLHRLSDNGWERITAWVYGMGLCGLFLVSTTFHIISWKKSHMRTMEHCFHMCDRMVIYFFIAASYTPWLNLRELGPLASHMRWFIWLMAVAGTVYVFKFHEKYKLVELAFYMMMGFSPALVVTSMSNTDGLYEVACGGLIYCMGVVFFKSDGVIPFAHAIWHVFVALAAAVHYYAIWKYLYRSSAP